From the genome of Impatiens glandulifera chromosome 9, dImpGla2.1, whole genome shotgun sequence, one region includes:
- the LOC124914628 gene encoding 60S ribosomal protein L26-1-like yields MKYNPRVTSSRRKNRKAHFTAPSSVRRVLMSAPLSSDLRTKYNVRSMPVRKDDEVQIVRGTFKGREGKIVQVYRRKWVIHIERITREKVNGSTVNVGINPSKVLITKLRLDKDRKSLLDRKAKGRAAADKDKGTKFTAEDVMQNID; encoded by the coding sequence ATGAAGTACAACCCTAGAGTTACTAGCTCTCGCCGGAAGAACAGGAAGGCCCATTTCACGGCGCCTTCCAGCGTCCGAAGGGTCCTGATGAGCGCACCGCTATCATCAGACCTCAGGACGAAGTACAACGTCCGATCTATGCCCGTTCGTAAGGATGACGAGGTTCAAATCGTTAGAGGAACATTCAAGGGTCGAGAGGGAAAGATCGTGCAGGTTTACCGGAGGAAATGGGTTATCCACATCGAAAGAATCACAAGGGAGAAGGTAAACGGATCGACTGTTAACGTTGGTATCAATCCGTCCAAGGTTCTCATCACTAAGCTCCGCCTCGACAAGGACCGTAAGTCTCTTCTTGACCGCAAGGCAAAGGGTCGCGCTGCTGCTGATAAGGACAAGGGCACCAAGTTCACAGCTGAAGATGTCATGCAGAACATTGACTAA